CTCCTCGGGACGGGCGACACGACGGGGACGCCGACGCCCGGCTGTGACTGTGAGACCTGCGAGCGCGCCCGCGAGCGAGGCGTCGAGCGCTCGCGGTTCTCGGTTCACGTCCGCAACGAGCGCACCGGCGAGTCGCTGCTCGTCGACACCAGCCCCGACTTCCGCCACCAGTTCCTCACGTCCGACGCAGCGCTACCCGACGCCGCGGTGATCACGCACGTTCACTTCGACCACCTCGACGGTCTGGGCCACGCCTACCGACTCCTCGACCACCTGCCGGTCCACGCCGCCGACGAGCGCGACCCCGAGACCGGCGAGAGCGTCGCCGGGACGGTCCGCCGACGCTACGACTACCTCGATCAGGTCGAGGTGGTCGCCGAGACTCCCTTCCAGTCGTTCGAGACCTGTGGGTTCGAGGTGACGCTGGTCCCCGTCGACCACCCGCCGCTCGTCTGCTACGGCCTCGCGATCGAGGACCCCGAGACCGGCGCGAAACTCTCTCTCTCCGGTGATTCGACCTACGGCATCGGCGAGGAGTCACGCGCGACCCTCGCCGACCCGGACCTGTTGCTGGCCGACGGCATCGTCACCGCGGATCTGTGTGAACACCACCCCGCGGGCGGGAACCACTTCGACGCCGACGGCGTCGCCCGCACGTTCGGCACGAAGCACATGACCGTCGAGGGCGCGGTGGCACTGGGCGAGGACCTCGACGCCGAGGAGACCCGAGTGGTCCACGTCTCTCACTTCCTCCACGCCGACCGAGCGTTCGAGGCGCCGCTGGCCGTCGACGGCGAGCGCTACGAACTCTGAACGGCTCCCAGAGGGACCTGAGCGACCGCGACGGACGGCCCCGGAAACTCCATACCGTTCGCGCTCGAACCACGGCCCATGAGCAGTCAGGAGGGGACGGACGAGACGGCCGAACCGCTGGCCACGCGGGTCGTGCTCTCCTTCCCGGCGGACGTCGGGAAGCACGGGCGGGGCCGGATCCGATCGGACTACTACCGGAAGTATCTCACCAAGGTCCGCGACAGCGCCGCCGAGGGCGACGAGTGGGACGAGTTCACCGACGTGGGCTGCTGTGGCAGCCAGATGGACGTTCCCCTCGTCGTCGAGCGCGTCGAAGGCGGGTCGCGGGTCGATCTCGACACGGAGATCGAATACACCGAACGGGAGGCCTGCGGGATCAACCAGGGCTGGTCGGTCCAGCACGACGAACCCGAGGCGCTGGAGGACTGATCGCCGTCGGTGAGCGACCGGTTGTGTCGCGGTATCACGGCCCACGAGAGTCCGAATCGCTGATATAGCTCGATAGCGGAGTGGGTGGTGTGTCACAGCAGGTCGGCGAGGTCGGGACGCTGTTCCTCCACGAGTACGGCGACGACGTGCGGGTCGCCGTCGTCAAGGACGGAGAGCGGCGTCTCCACGCGATACTGGAACTCAAGGAGACCGACGCCGGGCCGCGACCGGCGCGACTCCGCCTGAAGCAGGGCGCCAGCGAGGAGCCCCGCCCGCCCGACCTGTTCGTCGAACTCGCCCGCTCGGCCTCGCGCATCCGCATCTCCGAGCAGACCTCGAAGGCGACTCGCCGGCGCCTACAGGAACTGCTCGACGCCTACCAGCTCGAAGCCAAAGCCGTCCGCACCTGCCGCTACTGCGCCAGCGAGGGGCAGTACTCGCCGGTCACCTCCGAGACGGCCATCGAGGCCGACGGCGAGTACATCTGCCCCGACTGCGCGAAGGCCGAACTCGACCGCGAACTCGCCTACAAAGGCGAGATCACCGCCGGCGCCCGCGACCGGCTCTACGACCTGCTCACCGAGGTTCAGGACCTCGAACGCGTCTCGAACCTCCTGAAAGGCGATCTGGACCCCGATCTGACGAAGTTCGACGAGATCTCGGCGACCGTCGACGAGGTCGACCCCGTCCCGGTCGACTCGCTGGATCTCCACCCCGGTATTCAGGACCACCTCGAAGGGCGCTTCGACACGCTCCTGCCGGTCCAGAGTCTCGCCGTCGAGAACGGCGCGACCGAGGGCCAGGACCAACTGGTCGTGTCCGCGACGGCGACGGGGAAGACGCTCATCGGCGAGATGGCCGGCCTCGACCGCGTCCTGAACGGCAAGGGCAAGATGCTCTTTCTCGTGCCGCTGGTCGCGCTCGCCAACCAGAAACACGAGTCCTTCGAGGAGCGCTACGGCGACATGGTCGACGTCTCTCTCAGAGTCGGCGCCAGCCGCATCAACGACGGCGGCGGCCGCTTCGACCCCGGCGCCGACGTGATCGTCGGGACCTACGAGGGCATCGACCACGCGCTGCGGACCGGCAAGGACCTGGGCAACATCGGGACGGTCGTCATCGACGAGGTCCACACCCTCGGCGAGGACGAGCGCGGCCACCGCCTCGACGGCCTGATCTCGCGGCTGAAGTACTACTGCGGCGAGCGCTCGGACAACCGGAGCACGGACGGCACGCAGTGGATCTACCTCTCGGCGACCGTCGGCAACCCCGGCGACCTGGCCGAGCAGCTGCGCGCCCAGCTCATCGAGTTCGAGGAGCGCCCGGTCCCGATCGAACGCCACGTTACCTTCGCGGACGGCCGCGAGAAGATGCAGATAGAGAACAAGCTCGTCCGCAGGGCCTTCGACACGAAATCGTCGAAGGGGTATCGCGGCCAGACCATCATCTTCACTAACTCCCGGCGGCGCTGTCACGAGATCTCCCGCAAGCTGGAGTACGACTCGGCGCCCTACCACGCCGGGCTGGACCACCGCCGCCGGAAGAAGGTCGAGCGGATGTTCGCCGACCAGGATCTGGCCGCGGTCGTGACGACCGCCGCACTCGCCGCGGGGGTCGACTTCCCCGCCTCGCAGGTCGTCTTCGACTCGCTGGCGATGGGCATCGAGTGGCTCACCGTCCAGGAGTTCCACCAGATGCTCGGCCGCGCGGGGCGGCCGGACTACCACGACAAGGGCACCGTCTACGTCCTCGTCGAGCCCGACGGCAATTACCACAGCAGCCAGGAGATGAGCGAGGACGAGGTGGCGTTCAAGCTGCTGAAAGGCGAGATGGACCCTGTCATCACCCGCTACGACGAGGGCGCGGCCGTCGAGGAGACGCTCGCCAACGTCACCGTCGGGGGCAAGGCGGCCAAGCGGCTCAACGACCGGATGATCGGCGAGGTGCCGACAACACACGCCGTCGGCAAGCTGCTGGAGTACGAGTTCATCGACGGCCTCTCGCCGACGCCGATGGGCCGGGCGGTCACCTCCCACTTCCTCTCGCCCGACGACGCGTTCCTGCTGCTCGACGGTATCCGCAAGGGGTCGGATCCCTACGACATCGTCGGGACGATGGAGCTGCGCGACGACGAGCGGTAGGCGATCGGGATCAGATCGCGTCCACATCGTCGAGGTAGTCGCGGAGCTCGTGGAGAAACGCCCTGTAGCGACCGAGATCCTGAAGCGCCTCGTACACGATGTCTTGATCGAGCACGTCGCCGTATTCGTGGGCGAGCACGTTTCGAAACATCGCCGCCTGACCCATCTTCGAAGCGGTTTCCGCGGAGAGTACGTCGACGGTCGCGAGTCGCTCCATCACGGCGGCGTTCGAATCCGGAGCCCGACCGTCGATGTCGCGGAGGAGCATCCGCCCGATGTCGACACACGCCTGGCTCGCCTTCTCGAAACGGCGTTCGACCACGTCTCTGGTCACGGTATCCGACCGATAGGCATCACGGGTGATGGACTGGCGGGCTGCGAGAATTTCGAGACACTCTTCGACGAACTCTGCCTTCTCGACCATCGTCTCGACGCGGTCAGGACCGTGCGGGTCCGACATCGGTCACCCCGCGCGCTCGACGTGTCGGTCCACCCGTTCGAGCGTCTCGTCGAGCCGGTCGCGGAGCGACTGGTTCGGTTCGCGCCGTTCCGCGGCGGCTTCGAACTCGTCTCGGAGTGCGTCCGCGCGCTCTGGCGACCCGGACAGGAGAACGCCGTGCGAGAACGCCGCACGACCGACCCGCGGATCGAGGTCGTCGACGAGCGAGAGGTCGATATCGTTGCGGTCGAGTGCCACGGAGAGGTCGGCGAGCAGCGACAGGAGCGGTTCGCCGGGGTCATCGACGGCTCCCTCGAAATCGACGGCGATATCGACATCGCTGCTAGCGTCCGCGACGCCGGTGACCTGTGAGCCGAACAGAACCGCCAGACGGATCGGATACTGGTCGAGCACCGTCCGGATCCGATCGGTGTCGATAGAAACCGCGGTCTCCCGCTCCGATAGATCGGTGGGCGCCTCCCGCTCGCTCATCGTGCGTCCGAGTTGGCGGACGAGCGACAAACCTGTTGCGGTGGCCGCGACCGATCCCGGCGTCTCACGAGCTACCGCCCGACCACGCCTTCCTGCTGCTCGACGGCATCCGAAAGGGCGACGACTCCTACGACATCGTCGGGACGATGGAACTGCGCGACGACGAGTGAGTCCACTTCGTTCTCTTGAAGCTACAAGAAATACGTAGACTGACCGGCGACCCCAGATATGTCGATAGAAGTCGAGGGGTACGAGTTACTTTTCCTTTATTATCTATTGATGAGTGCACTCGTTGCTTGGTACACGAGAGACTACCACTCCAATGGGACGTTAATCTACGTTCTATTAACCATCGGGGCGCTTTCGCTCATCTATCTCAGACAGAAGGGCCCGGAGTCGGTCCAACGGTTGATCCGCCTCTCGGACGACGAGTGAGTCTTCGCTCGCCGTTCTCGTCCGATGGCGTTCTCCGTGGATTCGAGACGTTCGTCGACGAATGTGGTCTTCTCGACCACTGTCTCGACGCGTTCGCGACAGCGAGTAGTGCCGATCGCGGTAGGGCGACCGTACCTCGTGGTAGCTCGCCGCACGCGAGCGCCCAAGACTTATATCGGTCGATAGCCTGGAACAGGCAATGACTGCCGGAACCGGGCCCGATCCGGCCCGAACTATCACCCTCGACGCACACGTCCACACGGACGCGTCCTACGACTGTGCGACCCCGCCCGAACGCGTCGTCGAGGCGGCGCTCTCGGCCGGCCTCGACGCGGTCGCGGTCACCGACCACGACGCCGTCGTCGGCGCGCCACGGGCGGTCGCCGCCGCCGAGGGAACGGACCTGCTCGTCGTGCCGGGCGTGGAGGTCTCGACGGCCGACGGCCACCTGCTCGCGCTGGGGGTCGAGTGGGCGCCCGAACCGGGGCGCCCGTTCGCCGAGACGGTGACCGCGGTCCGCGAGGCCGGCGGCGTGTCCGTCGTCCCGCATCCCTTCCAGATCAGCCGCCACGGCGTCCGCCGGGCGGTCCTGGCCGGCTGCGAGGTCGACGGTATCGAGACGCGAAACGCCGTCGCGGTGACGGGGTACCAGAACCGACGGGCCAGACAGTTCGCGACCGCCGAGGGACACCCGGCGATCGGCGGCAGCGACGCACACCGGCCGGACCTGATCGGACGGGCGTTCACGAGCGTCACGCTCCCCGCCGGGGTCGACTGGACGACGATGACGGTCGCGGACGTGCTGGCGGGGATCCGTGCGGGCCGGGCGACCGCGCAGGGGACCGTCACGACGCCGGTCGAGTTCGGGAAGACCTACGCCTGGCACGCTCGCGAGACGGCGGCGACGGCGCTCGACTCGGCGGGGACCGCCGCGTCGAACGGCCGGACGGCGGCGGGCGCCCACCCCGCGCTCGGCGCCGGTGCGGTGCTCGGCTCCGCGCTGTTGCTCGGCTCGCGAGGCGGCCGCGTCGGCCGCGTTCCCCGCCGTATCGCCGGCCGGATCCGCTAGCACACCGAGTATCCGGTCGCTCGCGCCCCAGAGGCGATGAGTGGCCTTTTTCCCGTATCACCGCAACACTGCGGACGTGCCATTCGGGATCACCGCCGGCGCCGCCTTCGTCTTCCTCGTCATCCTCGCCGCGCTGATCCTCTTCGCCACCGAACCGGTCCCCGTCGACATCACCGCCATCGGCGTCCTCGTCGCCCTGCTGCTGGTCGAACCGCTGTCGGCGACCGCCGCCGACCTGGGCCTGCTTGCCGACCCGCTGGTCGTGTTGAGCGACCCCGCCGAGGGGCTCTCGGCCACCGAGAACGGCCTCTCCGGGTTCGCGAGTTCGGCGACGCTGACGGTCCTCGCCATGTTCGTCCTCTCGGAGGGCGTCCAGCGCACCGGGGTCGTCCAGATCCTCGGGTCGAAGATCGCCGCCGTCACCCGCGATAGCGAATCGCGCCAGCTGAGCGCCATCATCGGCGTCGTCAGCCCCATCTCCGGGTTCATCAACAACACCGCCGCCGTCGCCATCCTCCTGCCGATGGTCACCGACCTGGCTCACGAGGGCAAGACTTCCCCGTCGAAGCTACTCATTCCCCTCTCCTACGCCTCGATGTTCGGCGGCATGTTGACGCTGATCGGCACCTCGACGAACATCCTCGCCTCGGAGCTGTCGGGGCGGCTGATCGGCCGCACGTTCACGATGTTCGAGTTCACGCAGCTGGGCGTAATCGTCTCGATCGTCGGCGCGGCGTATCTACTGACGGTCGGTCGCTGGCTGACGCCCGCGCGCATCCCCGTCGCCGAGGACCTGACCGAGGAGTTCGAGATGGGCGAGTACCTCACCGAAGTGGTCGTCCGCGAGGACTCGCCGATGGTCGGCGAGACCGTCCGCGACGCGCTCGCCGACACCGACTTCGACGTGGATCTCGTCCAGTTGATCCGGGGCGAACGGGCGTTCACCGAACCGCTGGACCCGAAGGTGATCCAGGCAGGCGACGTGTTCGCGGTGCGGACCGACCGCGACACGCTCGTCGACCTCTCGGACGCCGAAGGACTGGATCTCCTCCCCGAGGTCGAGGTGGACGAGACCGAACTCGAACAGCCCAGCGAGCGCGAGAACCTCGTCGAAGTGGTGATCGCACCCGGGTCGAACCTCGTCGGCGAGTCGCTCGCCTCGGCGAACTTCCGCCAGCGCTACGACGCCACCGTCCTCGCGCTGCGGCGCGGTCAGGAGCTGTTCCGCCAGCGCATGGACGACGTGCGCCTGCGCGTCGGCGACACCCTCCTGATCCAGGGACCGCCCGATAGCATCGAGCGACTCAACGCCAACCGCGACTTCATCGTCGCCCAGGAGATCGACCGCCCCGACTACCGCCGCTCGAAGATCCCCGTCGCCGTCGGCGTCGTCGGCGCCGTCGTCGGCGTCGCCGCCCTCGGCGTCCTTCCCATCGTCGTCGCCGCGCTGACCGGTGCCCTGCTGATGGTTCTCAGCGGCTGTCTCAAGCCGACCGAGGTCTACGACGCCGTCCAGTGGGACGTGATATTCCTGCTCGCCGGCGTCATCCCGCTGGGCATCGCTCTGGAGAACACCGGCGGCGCCGACCTGATCGCCGACCTGGTCGTCCAGTCGTCGACCCTGCTCCCGCCGCTGGGCGTGCTCGCGTTGATGTACCTCGTTACCGCCCTGCTCACCAACATCATCAGCAACAACGCTAGCGTCGTCCTCATGATCCCCGTCGCCGTCGAGGCCGCCCGCCAGCTCGGCGTGAACACCTTCTCTTTTATCCTCGCCGTCACCTTCGCCGCCTCGACCGCGTTCATGACCCCCGTCGGCTACCAGACCAACCTCTTCGTCTACGGCCCCGGCGGCTACCGCTTCTCCGATTACCTCAAAGTCGGGACGCCCCTCCAGTTGATCTTCGCCGCCGTCACGACGCTCGGTATCTACGCGTTCTGGGGGCTGTGAGGTGAATCTGAGAACGACTACCGCGGCAGGTACGCAACGAAACGCTTTCGTCGGCTGCTCCGTAAGTGAGAGTCACGGGACCGTGGGGTAGCGGTATCCTTCCAGCCTTGGGTGCTGGTAACCCCGGTTCGAATCCGGGCGGTCCCACTCCTCTCGCGTTCGATCTCACGGATATAGGATGGCGCGTATCGACCCAAGCAAGAGAGGTCACAGAGCGTAGATCTACTGATAACACACCAACCATTAACTCGCTATCCCCTCTATTTGACACCGTGGCGAGCGACGACTACGTGCGGCGCACCGCAATCACACGTCTGTCAGTGTCGTCTGAGCAAGCCGAACGGCTTGAAGACACGATTGACGAGTATCGAACGGGCGCGAACATCGCCACGAAAATCGGCTGGAATTGCCGAGAAACTGAAAGCCGAAAACTCCAGTCGCTCGCATACGACGATATCCGCGATCAAACTGATCTCGGGAGTCAGCACGCCATACTTGCCTGCTTCCAGGCCGCAGAGGCCCTCAGAGGTGTTGCCGAACGAAAGCGACAAGACCGCCCTTACTCGAGACCCGATTTCACTGCACCGACAGTGAAGTACGATGCCAAGACGATGACTCTGTTCGAGAATGACACAGTCTCACTCGCCACTACGGGCAGCCGTGTTAGGTGTGAGCTGGTACTGCCCGATGAGGAGGACGGATATCAGCACCAGTATCTCGACAGCGATGAATGGGAAGTGACTGAGTCTACACTTACTGCGCGTGACGACGCCTATTTTCTACATCTCGGGTTCCGAAAGCCGAAACCAGATACCGAGGGGTCTCCCGCTGAGGACAGGACAGTCCTCGGGGTTGATCTCGGTATCGAAAACCTCGCCGTCACCAGCACCGCCCACTTCGAGTCGGGTCAAGAGTTGTTACACGATCATCGTGAGTTCGAGCGCATACGCGGCAATCTTCAGCAAACAGGCACCGAATCTGCACATCGGACGCTTCTCCAGCGAGGAGATCGCGAGGAAGGTTACAACCGAGATTACATTCACGGCGTATCTAACCAATTGCTCGCGGAAGCCGTTGGTCACGGTTGTACCCATATCGTCTTCGAGAATTTGACGCACATTGGAGACTCGATGCCGAGCAGGCGAAAGTTCCACCAGTGGGCGCATGCGAAACTCGTACAGTACGTTGAGTACAAAGCCGATGAACTCGATATCGAAGTCGGCTACGTGGATCCGAGGAACACTTCGAAGCGGTGCTGTGAATGCGGACACATCAGCGATGAGAACCGCACGGATCGCGACAGTTTCGAGTGCGAGAAATGTGGAGCAACGGCAAACGCGGATTACAATGCGGCGAAAAACGTCGGTTGGCGGTTTGTCCGTCGGGGGCTACAGAACTCACGGCGGACGGGCGACAGTCAACTCGCCCTCAAGTCGGGGACAGTGAAACCGAATCGAGGATTCGTCTCGTACTCTGAACAAGAGGCCGAGGTAACGTCCACCGACAAGTTCCACCCACCGAGAAGCAAGCGGGCGTCAGCCCCGAGCGAGTAGGGTGGGGCTGTTGATATCTGGGCGATCTCCATTCATTAACGAGGTATGGAAGACCGCCGAAAGAACTGAAATTTTACACCCTGTCGTTACGCGAGTAGCCGCAGTCGATGCGGTCGGACGGAGTACGGGACCGGAAAGTGTCACTCCCCCCGATGTTGAGGGACACGATTGACGGGAAAACACACGCTATCTACGAGTGGCCGAGTGGCGCTCGGCCGTGGGGCGACAGCGAGGGCGACCGTACCCCTGGTCTCTCTCTCTTCGGGATCGGCAGGCGGTCCGCGCTCCTAACTGGTTTGGCCGTGTGCATTTTACGTGCGAGAGCGTCCAGATATGTATGAGCTCCGCACGCGGCGACCGGCCCGACGCTGGGATGGAGGTGACCGGGGAGTGGGTCCGGGCGGTCGCCGCCGGCGTGGAGAAGTTCTCGGCCGACTCGCGGGAGTCGGCGCTGATCGTGCTCGAAGAGGCCGACCTCGCCGGGGCCGAACCCGGCGAGTGGTACTCGCTCGCGGGCTACGTCGACGCCGTGGCGGCGATCCACGACCTCGTCGGCGACCAGGCCGTCCACGCGCTCGGCCAGCGGATCGCGCGGGCGGTGCCGTTCCCGGACGGCATCGAGAGCGTCCCCGACGGCCTGGCAGCGCTCGATGGCGTGTGTCGCGCGGGCCACCGCGGGGGCGACCCGGGCGGCTACGCGTTCCGGCAGATCGGTGACGACGACGGGCGCGTCGAGTGCCGGACGCCCTACCCCTGCGCGTTCGACCGCGGTATCGTCGAGGGCGCGGCCGTCGCCCACGCCGACGGCTTCGTCTGTGTCTCCGAGGTCGGCGCCTGCCGGACCGACGGCGCCGACCGGTGCACCTACGAGGTCAGCTGGTAAGCGACGGGAGTTCCCGACCGCCCGGGCTCGCTACCCCCACCCTCTCGTTTCCCGGTCGAACCGCGGGACTGCGACGGCGCCGCCGACCGCGCCGTTCACTTTCGCCGTGGTTTGCGAACCTTCTTACCCGAGGGCGGGCTAAGCTGGTCTCACCCAATGGCGCGCGCCGAGAACACCGAACTGATAGACTCCTTCGAGGAACTCTATCGGGACTACTACCGCAACGAGATCGGCGAGCTCGCCCAGAAGTACCCGACCGAGCAGAAGTCGCTGTATCTCGACTGGGGGGACATCTATCGGTTCGACCCCGATCTGGCCGACGACGTGCGCTCGCATCCGGAGGAGCTGCGCGACTACGCCGAGGAAGCGCTCCGCCTCTACGACCTGCCCGTCGACGTGAAGCTCGGACAGGCCCACGTCCGGATCCGGAACCTCCCCGACGCCACCGACATCCGCGAGATTCGCGCCGACCACCGTGGGCAGCTCATCGCCGTCCAGGGCGTCGTCCGCAAGGCTACCGACGTCAAACCCAAGATCACCCAGGCCGCCTTCGAGTGCCAGCGCTGTGGCACCCTCACCCGCATCCCCCAGGAGTCTGGCGACTTCCAGGAGCCCCACGAGTGCCAGGGCTGCGAGCGACAGGGGCCGTTCCGCGTCAACTTCGACCAGTCGGAGTTCGTCGACGCCCAGAAGATCCGTGTTCAGGAGTCACCCGAGGGGCTGCGCGGCGGCGAGACGCCCCAGAGTATCGACGTAAACATCGAGGACGACATCACCGGCGAGGTGACTGCCGGCGACCACGTCCGCGTCAGCGGCGTCCTCAAGCTCGACCAGCAGGGCAACGACCAGGACCAGTCGCCCATGTTCGACACGTACATGGAGGGGTTCTCCGTCGAGATCGAGGACGAGCAGTTCGAGGAGATGGACATCACCGAGGAGGACAAACAAGAGATCGTCGAGCTGTCCGGCCGCGAGAACATCTACGACGAGATGGTCGGCGCCATCGCCCCCTCGATCTACGGCTACGAACGCGAGAAGCTCTCGATGATCCTCCAGCTGTTCTCGGGCGTGACGAAACACCTCCCCGACGAATCCCGGATCCGGGGCGACCTGCATATGCTCCTGATCGGGGATCCCGGAACTGGCAAATCCCAGATGTTATCATATATCAAAAATATTGCCCCAAGATCAGTCTATACATCAGGAAAAGGAAGTTCCAGTGCGGGGCTCACGGCGGCGGCTGTCAGAGACGACTTCGGCGACGGACAGCAGTGGACTTTAGAGGCTGGTGCGCTTGTTTTGGCCGATCAAGGAATCGCTGCGGTCGACGAACTAGATAAGATGGCAGCCGACGATAGGTCGGCAATGCATCAAGCACTTGAACAACAGGAGATTAGTGTAAGTAAAGCAGGTATTAATGCGACACTTAAATCTCGTTGCTCGTTGCTCGGCGCGGCCAACCCGAAGTACGGCCGCTTCGACCAGTACGAGCCCATCAGCGAGCAGATCGACCTAGAGCCGGCGCTCATCTCGCGGTTCGACCTGATCTTCACGGTCACCGACCAGCCCGACGAGGAGAAAGACCGGAACCTCGCGGACCACATCCTGCGGACCAACTACGCGGGGGAGCTACACACCCACCGCGTCGAGTCGAACAAGTCGAACTTCAGCGACGACGAGGTCGAGAACGTCACCGACGAGGTGGCGCCGACGATCGAGCCCGAGCTGTTGCGCAAGTACATCGCCTACGCCAAGCGCACCTGCTTCCCGACGATGACCGAGGAGGCCCGCGCGGAGATCGAGAACTTCTACGTGGACCTGCGGACGAAAGGGACCGACGAGGACGCGGCGGTGCCCGTGACGGCCCGCAAACTGGAGGCGATCGTGCGGCTCGCCGAGGCCTCCGCGCGGGTGCGCCTGTCGGACACCGTCACGCAGGGCGACGCCGAGCGGGTCATCGAGATCGTCCGCTCGTGTATGGAGGACGTGGGCGTCGACCCGGAGACGGGCGAACTCGACGCGGACATGATCGAGGCCGGCACCTCCAAGAGCCAGCGCGACCGCATCAAGAATATCAAAGGGCTGATCGACGACCTCGAAGACGAGTACGACGAGGGCGCGCCGGTCGACGTGGTCGTCGACCGCGCCGAGGAGATCGGCATGGACGAGACGAAGGCGGAACACGAGATCGAGAAGCTCAAACAGAAAGGCGAGGTGTACGAGCCCCAGACGGACTACCTCCGGACCACGTGACCATGGACCGCATCTCCGCACTCCGCAACGTCGAGGACGCGCTCCGCCGGTTCGAGGACGGCGAGGTGGACCTCTCGGAGTTGGAGCGCGACGTGCGGGGGACGCTGCGGACGTACGCGACCGAATTCGACGGTGACCTGGCGGCCTACCGGGCCGAGCGCACCGACGCGGCGAAGAGTGGACGCGGCAACGCGGCCGTCGACGGGACGGTCGTGCTGGCGGGGTCGAAACAGGGCGCTCGCGAGCGGGTTCGCGAACTGGTCGACCGTCCGGGTCCGTTCGCTGTCGAGCGGTTCGAGCGGGACTAGCGGCCGAGACCGCCACGATCGACCCGGACGTGCCGGAACGGAAGGACTTTGAGCGCGTCACGACTACCTCGGGTGAACGGATACTGGGATGACCGACCTCCATTCAGAACTGGCCGACGCCAGAAACGTCCTGTTGTGTGCGCCGTCGATGAGCGGCGGCGAGGCCGAGGCCTGTACGGACCTGCTGATCCCGTCGGACCCGGCGGGCGCGACCGCGCTGTGGGTGACCTTCCGCGGGGACGCGACCGACTGTGTCGACCAGTGGGTCGCCGAGACCGACGAGCGACCGGCCGAGGCGGCGGTCGTCGTCGTCGGCGAATCCCCGGGGAGCCGGCCCGACGGCGTCACCGTCGAACACGTCTCCTCGCCGAGTGACTTGACCGGACTGGGGATCACTATCGGCGAGTTACTCTCGGAGTGGGAGACGCCCCCGGTCGTCTGTTTCGACTCGCTGACGGCGATGCTCCAGTACGTCGACGTCGAGACGGCCTACGAGTTCCTCCACGCGATCACCGGCCAGCTGTACGCCGCCGACGCGCGGGCGCACTTCCACATCGATCCGACCGCCCACGACCGCACGACCGTCGACAGTATCACCTCGCTGTTCGACGCCGTCGTCGAATTCGGCGACGACGGTCTCGAAACCCGCAAACGACACCTCCTCCAGTAGGCGTCTGACACTCGTTCGTGATGTTCGTGCGATACATTTATGTCGGCTGGAGATACAATCGCCGCTCGTGTTGCTGGTGGTGACCTATTCGACGGCGGCGCGGGGGACGCTCCGGAATATCTGTCGGACTCACGAGGGGGTCGTCGTCCGGCGGTTCGGCCGGGTAGCGCTGCTGGTCGAGACGGAGTTCGCTGCGTTCCAGGCGCTGCGGCTCCGCGAGAAACACGGGGGGGACGTGCAGGTCGAGCGAACGCGGCCGTTCAACGAGTACGAAGCGGTCGACGACTCGATCAGAGAGGCCGCCGCGGCCTACGAGGCTCGCGAACGACCGGCGCTGCCCTACGCGACGTTCGCCGGCGAGCGCGACTACCCCGACCCCGAACGGATGCGCGACGCCGAGTTATGACCGAGCGGGACCGAATCGCGCTGGATCTCGCC
This DNA window, taken from Halosimplex litoreum, encodes the following:
- a CDS encoding RNA-guided endonuclease InsQ/TnpB family protein; translation: MASDDYVRRTAITRLSVSSEQAERLEDTIDEYRTGANIATKIGWNCRETESRKLQSLAYDDIRDQTDLGSQHAILACFQAAEALRGVAERKRQDRPYSRPDFTAPTVKYDAKTMTLFENDTVSLATTGSRVRCELVLPDEEDGYQHQYLDSDEWEVTESTLTARDDAYFLHLGFRKPKPDTEGSPAEDRTVLGVDLGIENLAVTSTAHFESGQELLHDHREFERIRGNLQQTGTESAHRTLLQRGDREEGYNRDYIHGVSNQLLAEAVGHGCTHIVFENLTHIGDSMPSRRKFHQWAHAKLVQYVEYKADELDIEVGYVDPRNTSKRCCECGHISDENRTDRDSFECEKCGATANADYNAAKNVGWRFVRRGLQNSRRTGDSQLALKSGTVKPNRGFVSYSEQEAEVTSTDKFHPPRSKRASAPSE
- a CDS encoding DUF7504 family protein → MTDLHSELADARNVLLCAPSMSGGEAEACTDLLIPSDPAGATALWVTFRGDATDCVDQWVAETDERPAEAAVVVVGESPGSRPDGVTVEHVSSPSDLTGLGITIGELLSEWETPPVVCFDSLTAMLQYVDVETAYEFLHAITGQLYAADARAHFHIDPTAHDRTTVDSITSLFDAVVEFGDDGLETRKRHLLQ
- a CDS encoding minichromosome maintenance protein MCM, yielding MARAENTELIDSFEELYRDYYRNEIGELAQKYPTEQKSLYLDWGDIYRFDPDLADDVRSHPEELRDYAEEALRLYDLPVDVKLGQAHVRIRNLPDATDIREIRADHRGQLIAVQGVVRKATDVKPKITQAAFECQRCGTLTRIPQESGDFQEPHECQGCERQGPFRVNFDQSEFVDAQKIRVQESPEGLRGGETPQSIDVNIEDDITGEVTAGDHVRVSGVLKLDQQGNDQDQSPMFDTYMEGFSVEIEDEQFEEMDITEEDKQEIVELSGRENIYDEMVGAIAPSIYGYEREKLSMILQLFSGVTKHLPDESRIRGDLHMLLIGDPGTGKSQMLSYIKNIAPRSVYTSGKGSSSAGLTAAAVRDDFGDGQQWTLEAGALVLADQGIAAVDELDKMAADDRSAMHQALEQQEISVSKAGINATLKSRCSLLGAANPKYGRFDQYEPISEQIDLEPALISRFDLIFTVTDQPDEEKDRNLADHILRTNYAGELHTHRVESNKSNFSDDEVENVTDEVAPTIEPELLRKYIAYAKRTCFPTMTEEARAEIENFYVDLRTKGTDEDAAVPVTARKLEAIVRLAEASARVRLSDTVTQGDAERVIEIVRSCMEDVGVDPETGELDADMIEAGTSKSQRDRIKNIKGLIDDLEDEYDEGAPVDVVVDRAEEIGMDETKAEHEIEKLKQKGEVYEPQTDYLRTT
- a CDS encoding DUF7854 family protein, encoding MDRISALRNVEDALRRFEDGEVDLSELERDVRGTLRTYATEFDGDLAAYRAERTDAAKSGRGNAAVDGTVVLAGSKQGARERVRELVDRPGPFAVERFERD
- a CDS encoding SLC13 family permease, with the translated sequence MPFGITAGAAFVFLVILAALILFATEPVPVDITAIGVLVALLLVEPLSATAADLGLLADPLVVLSDPAEGLSATENGLSGFASSATLTVLAMFVLSEGVQRTGVVQILGSKIAAVTRDSESRQLSAIIGVVSPISGFINNTAAVAILLPMVTDLAHEGKTSPSKLLIPLSYASMFGGMLTLIGTSTNILASELSGRLIGRTFTMFEFTQLGVIVSIVGAAYLLTVGRWLTPARIPVAEDLTEEFEMGEYLTEVVVREDSPMVGETVRDALADTDFDVDLVQLIRGERAFTEPLDPKVIQAGDVFAVRTDRDTLVDLSDAEGLDLLPEVEVDETELEQPSERENLVEVVIAPGSNLVGESLASANFRQRYDATVLALRRGQELFRQRMDDVRLRVGDTLLIQGPPDSIERLNANRDFIVAQEIDRPDYRRSKIPVAVGVVGAVVGVAALGVLPIVVAALTGALLMVLSGCLKPTEVYDAVQWDVIFLLAGVIPLGIALENTGGADLIADLVVQSSTLLPPLGVLALMYLVTALLTNIISNNASVVLMIPVAVEAARQLGVNTFSFILAVTFAASTAFMTPVGYQTNLFVYGPGGYRFSDYLKVGTPLQLIFAAVTTLGIYAFWGL